One region of Mangifera indica cultivar Alphonso chromosome 3, CATAS_Mindica_2.1, whole genome shotgun sequence genomic DNA includes:
- the LOC123211319 gene encoding oligouridylate-binding protein 1B-like isoform X2, producing MQHQRLKQQQQQQALMQQAILQQQSLYHPGLLAAPQIEPIPSGNLPPGFDPSTCRSVYVGNIHTQVTEPLLQEVFSSTGPVEGCKLIRKEKSSYGFIHYFDRRSAAMAILSLNGRHLFGQPIKVNWAYASGQREDTSGHYNIFVGDLSPEVTDATLYACFSVYPTCSDARVMWDQKTGRSRGFGFVSFRNQQDAQNAINDLTGKWLGSRQIRCNWATKGAGSNDDKQSSDAKSVVELTNGSSEDGKETTNTEAPENNPQYTTVYVGNLAPEVTQLDLHRHFHALCAGVIEEVRVQRDKGFGFVRYSAHSEAALAIQMGNTQSYLYGKQIKCSWGSKPTPPGTSSNPLPPPAVAPLPGLSAADLLAYERQLAMSKMGGVHAALMHPQGQHPLKQAAMGVGSAGASQAIYDVFI from the exons ATGCAGCACCAGAGGCTGAAGCAGCAACAGCAGCAACAAGCTTTGATGCAACAAGCCATTCTTCAACAGCAATCTCTCTACCATCCCGGTCTCTTAGCCGCTCCTCAG ATTGAACCAATCCCAAGTGGAAATTTGCCTCCTGGTTTTGATCCAAGTACATGCCGCAGTGT GTATGTTGGAAACATCCATACTCAGGTGACAGAACCTCTTCTCCAAGAGGTTTTTTCAAGTACTGGTCCTGTTGAAGGCTGCAAGCTTATTAGGAAGGAAAAA TCTTCTTATGGATTTATTCACTATTTCGATCGCAGATCTGCAGCTATGGCTATACTGTCACTTAATGGGAGGCATCT ATTTGGGCAGCCAATCAAGGTTAATTGGGCATATGCCAGCGGCCAGAGGGAAGATACATCAG GTCATTACAACATTTTTGTTGGAGATCTCAGCCCCGAGGTTACTGATGCCACTTTATATGCATGCTTTTCCGTTTATCCCACCTGTTC AGATGCAAGAGTTATGTGGGATCAGAAGACTGGGCGTTCTAGAGGATTTGGTTTTGTTTCATTCAGAAACCAGCAG GATGCTCAAAATGCAATAAATGACCTAACTG gtaagtgGCTTGGAAGTAGACAGATACGTTGCAACTGGGCGACAAAAGGTGCTGGTTCCAACGATGACAAGCAGAGCTCTGATGCAAAAAGTGTGGTGGAATTGACGAATGGCTCTTCAG AGGACGGTAAAGAGACAACAAATACTGAGGCTCCTGAGAATAACCCGCAATATACTACTGTTTATGTTGGTAATCTTGCTCCAGAG GTCACACAGCTTGATCTCCACCGACATTTCCATGCTCTTTGTGCTGGAGTGATTGAAGAGGTCCGGGTCCAGCGAGACAAGGGTTTTGGTTTTGTCAGATACAGTGCTCATTCTGAAGCAGCTCTGGCTATCCAGATGGGGAACACCCAGTCATATCTGTATGGCAAGCAGATCAAG TGTTCTTGGGGCAGCAAGCCTACGCCGCCTGGAACAAGTTCAAATCCACTTCCCCCACCAGCAGTTGCACCACTACCAGGTCTTTCAGCGGCTGATCTTTTAGCCTATGAACGACAGTTAGCTATGAGCAAGATGGGTGGTGTCCATGCTGCCCTTATGCATCCACAAGGACAGCATCCTCTTAAACAGGCTGCAATGGGAGTGGGTTCTGCTGGAGCAAGCCAGGCTATATATGATG tttttatttga
- the LOC123211844 gene encoding nuclear pore complex protein NUP107 encodes MEVDMEASSSFFDPEDLSTREQFRRYGKRHSTSSISPHQQRSVSKINEPGLLYDGTNIHSPTNTALILENIKQEVQSFDYEGTPVKMQSASKRRSSIDSHGIFDADVALDSIHLGSQSLKACKIENDALADSGETTFALFASLLDSALQGLMPIHDLILRFERSCRNVSESIRYGSNIRLRVVEDKLMRQKAQFLLDEAATWSLLWYLYGKGTEELPEDHILSPSTSHIEACQFVVNDHTAQLCLRIVQWLEGLASKALDLESKVRGSHVGTYLPNSGIWHHTQRFLKKGASSSNTVHHLDFDAPTREHAHQLPDDKKLDESLLEDVWTLLRAGRLEEACHLCRSAGQPWRAASLCPFGGMDLFPSAEALVKNGKNRTLQAIELQSGIGHQWRLWKWASYGTSEKISEQDGGKYEAAVYAAQCSNLKHMLPICTDWESACWAIGKSWLDVQVDLELAHLQPGRMEQLKSYGDDIEGSLGQISSTSQPLGGPESWPLQVLNQQPRDLSSLLQKLHSGEMVHEAVTRGCKEQQRQIEMKLMLGNIPHLVELLWSWIAPSEDDQNVFRPHGDPQMIRFGAHLVLVLRYLLTDEMKNPIRDELMIIGDHIIHMYAMFLFSKQHEELVGIYASQLAGHRCIDLFVHMMELRLNSSVHVKYKIFLSAMEYLPFSPGDDSKGSFEEIIERVMSRSREIKLGKYDKVIDVAEQHRLQSLQKAMVIQWLCFTPPSTIANVAAISAKLRMQALIHSNILFREFALISMWRVPAMPIGAHALLSFLAEPLKQLSETPDTPEDYVSENLKEFLDWREYYSCDATYRNWLKIELENADVSEISFEEKQRAVAAAQETLNLSLVLLQRKENPWLVSLEDHVYESTEPLFLELHATAILCLPTGECMSPDATMCTALMSALYSTVSEEVVLERQLMVNVSISSSNSYCIEVVLRCLAVEGDGLRSHDLNDGGILGTVMAAGFKGELVRFQLGVTMEICRLDAWYTSEDGSLEDPATYVIRGLCRRCCLPELSLRCMQVSVSLVELGNEPESHNELIELVASSETGFLHLFSQRQLQEFLLFEREYAICKMESQEEEPSF; translated from the exons ATGGAGGTTGATATGGAGGCGTCATCTAGCTTCTTCGACCCGGAAGATCTCTCCACCCGGGAACAGTTTCGACGTTACGG GAAAAGACACTCGACTTCAAGCATATCACCGCATCAGCAACGTTCAGTTTCGAAGATCAATGAACCTGGGCTGTTGTATGATGGGACAAATATCCACAGCCCAACTAACACAGCATTGattcttgaaaatattaaacaagaGGTCCAGAGCTTTGACTATGAAGGAACACCAGTTAAGATGCAATCGGCTAGTAAAAGGAGGTCATCAATTGATAGTCATGGCATCTTTGATGCTGATGTTGCTCTTGATTCAATCCACTTAGGAAGTCAGTCACTAAAAGCTTGCAAGATTGAGAATGATGCTTTGGCAGATAGTGGAGAGACAACCTTTGCTCTGTTTGCATCTTTACTGGATTCTGCTCTTCAAG GGTTAATGCCAATACATGATCTGATTTTAAGGTTTGAAAGATCATGCCGGAATGTATCTGAATCGATCAG GTATGGGTCCAACATACGGTTAAGGGTTGTGGAGGACAAGTTGATGAGGCAGAAAGCTCAGTTCCTGCTTGATGAGGCCGCTACCTGGTCTCTTCTGTGGTACCTATATGGAAAAG GGACTGAAGAACTCCCTGAAGATCATATCCTG TCACCTTCAACATCACATATAGAGGCTTGCCAGTTTGTTGTCAATGACCATACAGCACAATTATGCCTTCGGATTGTTCAATGGCTTGAAGGATTAGCATCTAAAGCTCTTGACCTGGAAAGCAAG GTTCGAGGATCTCATGTGGGTACCTATCTTCCCAATTCTGGAATTTGGCACCATACGCAACGGTTTCTCAAGAAAGGAGCTTCCAGTTCTAACACTGTTCATCACTTAGATTTTGATGCTCCAACACGCGAACATGCTCACCAGCTACCTGACGACAAA AAGCTAGATGAATCCCTCCTTGAAGATGTCTGGACTCTATTAAGGGCTGGAAGACTGGAAGAGGCATGTCACCTTTGCCGATCTGCTGGACAG CCCTGGAGAGCCGCATCATTATGCCCATTTGGAGGAATGGACCTATTTCCATCTGCTGAAGCCCTGGTGAAGAACGGGAAAAATAGAACTCTTCAGGCCATTGAACTGCAAAGTGGTATTGGTCACCAGTGGCGACTTTGGAAATGGGCTTCCTATGGTACGTCAGAG aaaatttCTGAACAGGATGGTGGTAAATATGAAGCGGCTGTATATGCTGCCCAATGCAGCAACTTAAAGCACATGCTTCCAATCTGTACTGACTGGGAG TCTGCATGCTGGGCTATAGGAAAGTCCTGGCTTGATGTTCAAGTGGACCTAGAACTAGCTCATCTACAACCAGGTAGAATGGAGCAGTTAAAAAGTTATGGAGATGATATTGAAGGAAGTTTGGGACAAATTAGCAGCACCTCTCAGCCCTTAGGCGGACCAGAAAGTTGGCCACTGCAAGTTTTGAACCAACAGCCACGAgatctttcttctcttcttcaaaaGCTCCATTCAGG AGAAATGGTGCATGAAGCCGTTACTCGAGGGTGCAAGGAGCAGCAACGACAAATTGAG ATGAAGCTTATGTTAGGGAACATACCACATCTTGTGGAACTCCTATGGTCATGGATAGCACCTTCAGAAGATGATCAAAATGTCTTCAG GCCTCATGGCGATCCTCAGATGATCCGATTTGGTGCACATCTAGTGCTTGTGCTTAGATATTTACTTACTGATGAAATGAAGAATCCTATTAGGGATGAGCTTATGATTATTGGTGATCACATTATACACAT GTATgcaatgtttttattttcaaagcAACACGAGGAATTGGTTGGGATTTATGCTTCCCAGCTTGCAGGCCACCGATGTATTGACCTCTTTGTGCACATGATGGAACTAAGGCTAAATAGCAG TGTGCATGTGAAATATAAAATCTTCCTTTCTGCTATGGAGTATTTGCCATTTTCTCCTGGAGATGATTCAAAAGGCAGTTTTGAAGAAATTATCGAGAG GGTTATGTCAAGATCTCGGGAAATCAAACTTGGAAAATATGACAAAGTAATAGATGTTGCAGAACAGCACCGGCTGCAGAGTCTTCAAAAGGCTATGGTAATCCAGTGGTTATGCTTTACACCTCCATCCACCATTGCTAATGTTGCAGCTATCAGTGCCAAACTTCGTATGCAAGCATTGATACACAG caacATATTATTCAGGGAGTTCGCTTTAATTTCTATGTGGAGAGTGCCAGCAATGCCTATAGGTGCACATGCATTACTTAGTTTCCTTGCTGAACCTTTGAAGCAGCTTTCAGAAACTCCTGATACACCCGAGGATTATGTTTCTGAGAATCTAAAAGAGTTCTTGGACTGG agGGAGTACTATTCCTGTGATGCAACATATCGGAACTGGCTTAAAATTGAATTAGAGAATGCTGATGTTTCTGAAATCTCTTTTGAGGAGAAACAAAGAGCTGTTGCAGCGGCCCAAGAGACACTGAATTTATCTTTAGTATTGCTTCAAC GAAAAGAAAATCCATGGTTGGTTTCCCTTGAAGACCATGTATATGAATCAACAGAACCATTATTCCTCGAGTTGCATGCTACAGCAATTCTCTGCCTGCCTACCGGTGAATGTATGTCTCCCGATGCCACAATGTGCACTGCATTAATGAGTGCTCTTTATTCTACAGTGAGCGAGGAAGTTGTACTAGAGCGCCAATTAATG GTGAATGTTTCTATTTCGTCGAGCAACAGTTACTGCATTGAGGTCGTGCTTCGCTGTTTGGCAGTAGAGGGTGATGGACTCAGGTCTCATGACTTAAATGATGGTGGCATTCTTGGTACAGTGATGGCAGCCGGCTTTAAAG GGGAGCTTGTTCGGTTCCAACTGGGAGTTACAATGGAGATATGCCGATTGGATGCTTGGTATACAAGTGAAGATGGTTCTTTGGAAGACCCAGCAACATATGTTATTCGGGGACTTTGTCGTAGGTGCTGTCTTCCAGAACTCAGTCTTCGTTGTATGCAG GTTTCTGTATCACTTGTGGAGTTGGGTAATGAACCTGAAAGCCACAATGAGTTGATTGAACTAGTCGCTTCCTCTGAAACTGGGTTTCTGCATTTGTTTAGTCAGCGACAATTGCAG GAATTTTTGTTGTTCGAGAGGGAGTACGCGATATGCAAAATGGAGTCTCAGGAGGAAGAACCTTCGTTTTGA
- the LOC123211320 gene encoding protein FLUORESCENT IN BLUE LIGHT, chloroplastic isoform X2, with translation MQGKMLSKSTAMTLFLTNAFLLTTPFKALAETCEADNSFFNMPLLLVVALIGATVGGLLARQRRGELQRLNDQLRQINTALRRQAKIESYAPNLSYAPVGGRISESEVIVDPKKEELIFRLKTGKNFLRNQDPEKAYAEFKMALDIAQNLKDPIEEKKAARGLGASLQRQGKYREAIQYHSMVLEISRREGEQSGNTEAYGAIADCYTELGDLERAGRFYDQYIARLETD, from the exons ATG CAAGGAAAGATGCTATCAAAATCAACAGCAATGACATTGTTTCTGACCAATGCCTTTCTGTTGACTACACCTTTCAAAGCTCTAGCAGAAACATGCGAGGCTGATAACTCTTTCTTTAACATGCCTCTGCTACTAGTGGTGGCCCTCATCGGGGCTACCGTTGGAG GATTACTCGCACGGCAGAGGAGAGGCGAACTGCAGCGACTCAATGATCAATTGCGGCAGATCAATACAGCTCTAAGAAGGCAAGCTAAGATTGAATCCTATGCCCCCAACTTGAGTTATGCTCCTGTTGGTGGTAGGATATCAGAAAGTGAAGTAATtgttgatccaaaaaaggaagAGTTGATTTTTCGGTTGAAAACTGGAAAGAACTTTTTGAGAAATCAGGATCCAGAGAAAGCATACGCAGAGTTTAAGATGGCTCTTGATATTGCTCAGAATCTGAAGGATCCTATCGAGGAAAAGAAGGCTGCTAGAGGTTTAG GAGCCTCATTGCAAAGGCAGGGCAAATACCGGGAAGCCATTCAGTACCACTCTATGGTTCTTGAAATCTCTCGTCGAGAAGGGGAACAATCTGGGAACACTGAAGCTTATGGGGCTATTGCGGACTGTTATACCGAACTCGGAGATCTTGAACGAGCAGGCAGATTCTATGATCAGTATATTGCAAGATTGGAAACAGATTGA
- the LOC123211319 gene encoding oligouridylate-binding protein 1B-like isoform X1, whose amino-acid sequence MQHQRLKQQQQQQALMQQAILQQQSLYHPGLLAAPQIEPIPSGNLPPGFDPSTCRSVYVGNIHTQVTEPLLQEVFSSTGPVEGCKLIRKEKSSYGFIHYFDRRSAAMAILSLNGRHLFGQPIKVNWAYASGQREDTSGHYNIFVGDLSPEVTDATLYACFSVYPTCSDARVMWDQKTGRSRGFGFVSFRNQQDAQNAINDLTGKWLGSRQIRCNWATKGAGSNDDKQSSDAKSVVELTNGSSEDGKETTNTEAPENNPQYTTVYVGNLAPEVTQLDLHRHFHALCAGVIEEVRVQRDKGFGFVRYSAHSEAALAIQMGNTQSYLYGKQIKCSWGSKPTPPGTSSNPLPPPAVAPLPGLSAADLLAYERQLAMSKMGGVHAALMHPQGQHPLKQAAMGVGSAGASQAIYDGGFQNVAAAQQLMYYQ is encoded by the exons ATGCAGCACCAGAGGCTGAAGCAGCAACAGCAGCAACAAGCTTTGATGCAACAAGCCATTCTTCAACAGCAATCTCTCTACCATCCCGGTCTCTTAGCCGCTCCTCAG ATTGAACCAATCCCAAGTGGAAATTTGCCTCCTGGTTTTGATCCAAGTACATGCCGCAGTGT GTATGTTGGAAACATCCATACTCAGGTGACAGAACCTCTTCTCCAAGAGGTTTTTTCAAGTACTGGTCCTGTTGAAGGCTGCAAGCTTATTAGGAAGGAAAAA TCTTCTTATGGATTTATTCACTATTTCGATCGCAGATCTGCAGCTATGGCTATACTGTCACTTAATGGGAGGCATCT ATTTGGGCAGCCAATCAAGGTTAATTGGGCATATGCCAGCGGCCAGAGGGAAGATACATCAG GTCATTACAACATTTTTGTTGGAGATCTCAGCCCCGAGGTTACTGATGCCACTTTATATGCATGCTTTTCCGTTTATCCCACCTGTTC AGATGCAAGAGTTATGTGGGATCAGAAGACTGGGCGTTCTAGAGGATTTGGTTTTGTTTCATTCAGAAACCAGCAG GATGCTCAAAATGCAATAAATGACCTAACTG gtaagtgGCTTGGAAGTAGACAGATACGTTGCAACTGGGCGACAAAAGGTGCTGGTTCCAACGATGACAAGCAGAGCTCTGATGCAAAAAGTGTGGTGGAATTGACGAATGGCTCTTCAG AGGACGGTAAAGAGACAACAAATACTGAGGCTCCTGAGAATAACCCGCAATATACTACTGTTTATGTTGGTAATCTTGCTCCAGAG GTCACACAGCTTGATCTCCACCGACATTTCCATGCTCTTTGTGCTGGAGTGATTGAAGAGGTCCGGGTCCAGCGAGACAAGGGTTTTGGTTTTGTCAGATACAGTGCTCATTCTGAAGCAGCTCTGGCTATCCAGATGGGGAACACCCAGTCATATCTGTATGGCAAGCAGATCAAG TGTTCTTGGGGCAGCAAGCCTACGCCGCCTGGAACAAGTTCAAATCCACTTCCCCCACCAGCAGTTGCACCACTACCAGGTCTTTCAGCGGCTGATCTTTTAGCCTATGAACGACAGTTAGCTATGAGCAAGATGGGTGGTGTCCATGCTGCCCTTATGCATCCACAAGGACAGCATCCTCTTAAACAGGCTGCAATGGGAGTGGGTTCTGCTGGAGCAAGCCAGGCTATATATGATGGTGGGTTCCAGAATGTTGCTGCTGCCCAGCAACTCATGTACTATCAGTAA
- the LOC123211320 gene encoding protein FLUORESCENT IN BLUE LIGHT, chloroplastic isoform X1 gives MAVILRCSCFFTRPTSLPSPPSDHFSDKPHVTGKLVSLLFKEKKFAPFTGNASRVIHQRFGELYDLEVSQGFSQMPPPHDNFLDKLPADQQGKMLSKSTAMTLFLTNAFLLTTPFKALAETCEADNSFFNMPLLLVVALIGATVGGLLARQRRGELQRLNDQLRQINTALRRQAKIESYAPNLSYAPVGGRISESEVIVDPKKEELIFRLKTGKNFLRNQDPEKAYAEFKMALDIAQNLKDPIEEKKAARGLGASLQRQGKYREAIQYHSMVLEISRREGEQSGNTEAYGAIADCYTELGDLERAGRFYDQYIARLETD, from the exons ATGGCGGTGATACTACGTTGTTCATGCTTCTTTACACGGCCTACCTCCCTCCCATCTCCACCGTCTGATCATTTCTCCGACAAACCCCACGTCACCG GAAAGTTGGTTTCTCTTCTATTCAAAGAGAAAAAGTTCGCGCCATTTACAGGAAATGCTTCCAGAGTTATTCATCAAAGATTTGGTGAACTCTATGATTTGGAAGTAAGTCAGGGTTTCAGTCAAATGCCACCACCTCATGACAATTTTTTGGACAAATTACCGGCAGATCAG CAAGGAAAGATGCTATCAAAATCAACAGCAATGACATTGTTTCTGACCAATGCCTTTCTGTTGACTACACCTTTCAAAGCTCTAGCAGAAACATGCGAGGCTGATAACTCTTTCTTTAACATGCCTCTGCTACTAGTGGTGGCCCTCATCGGGGCTACCGTTGGAG GATTACTCGCACGGCAGAGGAGAGGCGAACTGCAGCGACTCAATGATCAATTGCGGCAGATCAATACAGCTCTAAGAAGGCAAGCTAAGATTGAATCCTATGCCCCCAACTTGAGTTATGCTCCTGTTGGTGGTAGGATATCAGAAAGTGAAGTAATtgttgatccaaaaaaggaagAGTTGATTTTTCGGTTGAAAACTGGAAAGAACTTTTTGAGAAATCAGGATCCAGAGAAAGCATACGCAGAGTTTAAGATGGCTCTTGATATTGCTCAGAATCTGAAGGATCCTATCGAGGAAAAGAAGGCTGCTAGAGGTTTAG GAGCCTCATTGCAAAGGCAGGGCAAATACCGGGAAGCCATTCAGTACCACTCTATGGTTCTTGAAATCTCTCGTCGAGAAGGGGAACAATCTGGGAACACTGAAGCTTATGGGGCTATTGCGGACTGTTATACCGAACTCGGAGATCTTGAACGAGCAGGCAGATTCTATGATCAGTATATTGCAAGATTGGAAACAGATTGA